The following are encoded in a window of Arvicanthis niloticus isolate mArvNil1 chromosome 1, mArvNil1.pat.X, whole genome shotgun sequence genomic DNA:
- the LOC143441315 gene encoding uncharacterized protein LOC143441315, producing MLLMKLAQRATVKAKSTEEKEHQTTEPAQVAAKASRTCSERLPQQDKTLRTVTSQPPMVTDSQWFGLSAEEQLAWAKRTQDPRIAVGPCSPLEKKIKCLGGTYSSRVRKLLVQEFQQESETVDKLKTMSFDFRFAKADSYYYQQRQEMIREAWNYKPDAEWDTSPEEEKPKSKKTENGKKWDYLVTEREMNHIEKHIHRAERARGLRDHKYRLIPQNISSETLSPKPLVPEDAKNKYIPKPHKTVPKKPKVAWAKEQMKQHKDRMMRGRALTEERKDQRTTRKVTNHVRPHLKSKVKKEEEKELEKVKAYPIFQPSNENLIEVTVLMEKSKAETVLKPLEREFLCMPPFLKSQLEKNKKPKLFPCLLLFLS from the exons ATGCTACTCATGAAGCTGGCACAGAGGGCAACTGTTAAAGCCAAGAGCACGGAGGAGAAAGAGCACCAGACCACAGAGCCAGCACAAGTTGCCGCAAAAGCTTCGAGAACATGCAGCGAAAGACTACCACAGCAGGACAAGACACTGAGGACTGTCACCTCACAGCCACCCATGGTGACAGACTCACAGTGGTTTGGTCTGAGTGCAGAGGAACA attgGCCTGGGCTAAGAGAACTCAAGACCCTCGGATTGCAGTAGGTCCCTGTTCCCcactagaaaagaaaattaag TGTTTAGGTGGCACCTATTCTTCGCGAGTGAGAAAACTGTTAGTCCAGGAGTTCCAACAGGAGAGTGAAACAGTTGATAAACTTAAGACCATGTCTTTTGACTTCCGGTTTGCCAAAGCAGATTCCTACTACTATCAACAGCGTCAGGAAATGATCAGAGAAGCGTGGAATTACAAACCAGACGCAGAATGGGACACTAGCCCAGAAGaagagaagccaaaaagcaaaaaaac AGAGAATGGTAAAAAATGGGACTATCTAGTAACGGAGAGGGAAATGAATCACATAGAGAAGCACATACACAGAGCTGAACGGGCTAGAGGCCTCAGGGACCACAAATACCGACTAATCCCTCAGAACATTTCAAGTGAAACACTTTCCCCAAAACCATTAGTACCAGAGGATGCAAAGAATAAATATATCCCAAAACCACATAAAACTGTACCCAAAAAGCCTAAAGTAGCATGGGCAAAGGAGCAGATGAAGCAACATAAAGACCGGATGATGAGAGGGAGGGCACTCACCGAAGAGAGAAAGGACCAAAGGACGACTCGCAAGGTCACCAACCACGTCCGCCCTCACTTAAAGTCAaaagtgaagaaagaggaagagaaagaattggAAAAGGTCAAAGCTTACCCTATCTTCCAGCCTTCCAATGAAAACCTTATAGAAGTGACTGTTCTGATGGAAAAGTCGAAAGCGGAAACCGTGCTAAAACCACTCGAAAGGGAATTCCTGTGCATGCCACCGTTTTTGAAAAgtcaactagaaaaaaataaaaagcctaagCTATTTCCTTGcttattgttatttctttcttag
- the Nsmce4a gene encoding non-structural maintenance of chromosomes element 4 homolog A, with protein MSGDSSGRRSEGRGRGRDPHRDRTRSRSRSRSPLARRGAAPERREAAERPSLEDTDTSDSGDELMDPACLEAEYDQGLCRQIRHQYRALINSVQQNREDILSAGDKLTEVLEEANTLFNEVSRAREAVLDAQFLVLASDLGKEKAKQLRSDLSSFDMLRYVETLLTHMGVNPLEADEFLRDEDRTDIELIVYDSWKISGKTAENIFNKTHTFHFLLGSIHGDFPVPKPRSDRPRQPRMIEEQRAMPAQLKCMEESHQEATEKEVERILGLLQTYFREDPDTPMSFFDFVVDPHSFPRTVENIFHVSFIIRDGFARIRLDQDRLPIIEPVINEESEGIDQNIQIRSQGIIALSYHDWEEIVKTFEISEPVISLSQSQQRLSA; from the exons ATGTCTGGGGACAGCAGCGGCCGCCGGTCTGAGGGCCGGGGCCGGGGTCGCGACCCGCACCGGGATCGCACCCGCTCCCGTTCCCGCTCCCGGTCCCCGTTGGCCCGCCGCGGCGCAGCGCCGGAGCGCAGGGAGGCGGCGGAGCGCCCGAGCTTGGAGGATACGGATACGTCTGATTCCGGGGACGAGCTGATGGACCCGGCCTGCTTGGAGGCCGAGTACGACCAGGGCCTGTGCCGCCAGATCCGCCATCAGTACCGCGCTCTCATCAACTCCGTCCAAC aaaaccGGGAGGACATACTGAGTGCTGGTGACAAACTAACAGAGGTCCTGGAAGAAGCCAACACTCTGTTTAATGAAG TGTCACGAGCAAGAGAAGCAGTTCTTGATGCCCAGTTTCTTGTTCTGGCTTCTGACTTGGGCAAAGAGAAAGCCAAACAGCTGCGTTCTGACCTGAGCTCTTTTGATATGTTAAGATACGTTGAAACTCTC ctgacACATATGGGTGTAAATCCCCTGGAAGCTGATGAATTCCTCCGTGATGAAGACAGAACTGATATTGAATTAATTGTCTATGACTCCTGGAAAATATCAGGCAAAACAGcagaaaacatctttaataaaaccCATACATTCCACTTTCT GTTGGGTTCAATACATGGAGACTTCCCTGTGCCAAAGCCACGAAGTGACCGTCCAAGACAGCCTCGAATGATAGAAGAGCAGCGGGCAATGCCTGCTCAG TTGAAGTGCATGGAAGAATCTCACCAAGAAGCAACTGAGAAAGAAGTAGAGAGGATCTTGGGATTGTTGCAGACATACTTTCGAGAAGACC ctgATACTCCAATGTCATTTTTTGATTTCGTGGTTGACCCACATTCTTTCCCCCGTACAGTGGAAAACAtctttcatgtttccttcatcaTACGG gatggttTTGCAAGAATAAGACTTGACCAAGACCGGCTGCCAATAATAG AGCCTGTGATTAATGAAGAAAGTGAGGGAATTGACCAAAACATTCAAATTAGGAGTCAAGGAATTATAGCTTTGAGTTATCATGACTGGGAG GAGATTGTGAAGACCTTTGAAATTTCGGAGCCTGTGATCTCTCTGAGTCAGAGCCAGCAGCGGCTAAGTGCCTGA